The proteins below are encoded in one region of Lactuca sativa cultivar Salinas chromosome 3, Lsat_Salinas_v11, whole genome shotgun sequence:
- the LOC111884282 gene encoding dirigent protein 22, with the protein MVKPWFTLILSSMLLIAMSLVHGIDQDPLAVEEWFKNLPTMTQKQTHLHFYLHDLVSGTSPTAMRVAQSTITSTSPTAFGFLAMADDKLTTGPEPNSTVVGRAQGIYGSACLEESGLLMTMNLVFTGGDYNGSTLSLLGRNAVFHPYREMPIVGGSGVFRMARGVATAKTHDFNLTSGDAVVEYNVMVVHY; encoded by the coding sequence ATGGTGAAGCCATGGTTTACCCTAATATTAAGCTCAATGTTACTCATAGCCATGTCTCTTGTCCATGGCATTGATCAAGACCCTTTAGCCGTAGAAGAATGGTTCAAAAACCTACCCACCATGACCCAAAAGCAGACCCACCTTCACTTCTATCTACACGACTTAGTCAGTGGCACCTCCCCCACCGCCATGAGAGTCGCCCAATCCACCAtcacctccacctctccaaccgCGTTCGGGTTCCTCGCCATGGCTGACGACAAGCTCACCACCGGACCTGAACCAAACTCTACTGTTGTCGGTCGAGCACAAGGCATCTATGGTTCGGCGTGTTTGGAGGAGTCTGGTTTACTGATGACCATGAACTTGGTGTTCACCGGAGGGGATTACAATGGTAGTACTCTTAGTTTGTTGGGGCGGAATGCGGTGTTTCATCCTTACCGTGAGATGCCGATTGTTGGTGGGTCTGGTGTTTTTAGGATGGCGAGGGGTGTCGCCACCGCAAAAACTCATGATTTTAATCTTACCTCCGGTGATGCGGTTGTGGAATATAACGTCATGGTTGTTCATTATTGA